A portion of the Rhodopseudomonas sp. BAL398 genome contains these proteins:
- a CDS encoding helix-turn-helix domain-containing protein: MARPRLKASIPTFALYGETPSAPADLLHVEPIQSRSRLYRWEIDVHTHRSLHQMLWIESGPAAIALDEQRAQCDGPVAVIVPPGVVHGFRFSCDTEGQVFTFNPHAMIEGDVPATGQALRDLFAAPRVLQFQPGSAAMRRIASLFADLAEEFASPDASGSPVPLWLGRALVWRLAQQSERQTRGAGSGGRRDQFTRFLLLVETHHREHWGIARYAAALGMTPERLNRLAKAETGQSALDIVHARLTREACRRLTYIAAPISRLAFELGFEDPAYFCRFFKRRTGHNPRDYRRMAAAQA; this comes from the coding sequence ATGGCCCGCCCCCGCCTCAAGGCTTCGATCCCAACCTTCGCGCTGTATGGCGAGACGCCGTCGGCGCCGGCCGACCTGCTGCATGTCGAGCCGATCCAGTCGCGTAGCCGGCTGTATCGCTGGGAGATCGACGTTCACACCCATCGCAGCCTGCACCAGATGCTGTGGATCGAATCCGGGCCGGCCGCGATCGCGCTCGACGAGCAGCGCGCGCAATGCGACGGGCCGGTCGCGGTGATCGTGCCGCCAGGCGTGGTGCACGGTTTCCGGTTCTCGTGCGACACCGAAGGCCAGGTGTTCACGTTCAATCCGCACGCCATGATCGAGGGCGACGTGCCGGCAACCGGCCAGGCACTGCGCGATCTGTTCGCGGCGCCGCGCGTCCTGCAGTTCCAGCCGGGCAGCGCCGCGATGCGCCGGATCGCCAGCCTGTTCGCCGACCTCGCCGAGGAATTCGCCTCGCCCGACGCCAGCGGCTCGCCGGTGCCGCTGTGGCTCGGCCGTGCGCTGGTGTGGCGGCTGGCGCAGCAGAGCGAGCGGCAGACCCGCGGCGCCGGGTCGGGCGGCCGCCGCGATCAGTTCACGCGATTTCTGTTGCTGGTCGAGACCCATCACCGCGAGCATTGGGGAATCGCGCGCTATGCCGCGGCGCTCGGCATGACGCCGGAGCGGCTGAACCGGCTGGCCAAGGCCGAAACCGGCCAGAGCGCGCTCGATATCGTCCACGCCCGCCTGACTCGCGAGGCCTGCCGCCGCCTCACCTATATTGCCGCGCCGATCTCTCGACTCGCCTTCGAACTCGGCTTCGAGGACCCGGCCTATTTCTGCCGCTTCTTCAAGCGCCGCACCGGCCACAATCCGCGCGACTACCGGCGAATGGCCGCCGCGCAGGCGTGA
- a CDS encoding cytochrome P450, which yields MFNFDPYSPAVDADPFPAYRTLRDQHPAFWSEQAQLWILSRYADVASAGTNWQTFSSAKGNLMTELPGRAGATLGTTDPPRHDRLRGLVQHAFMKRNLEALAEPMRDIARDAAQALRGRDRFDFIADFSSKFTVRVLFAALGLPLGDEQTVRDKAVLMVQSDPVTRAKGPEHLAAYNWMQDYAAKVIAQRRAAPQNDLISHFSMAEIDGDKLDEREVLLTTTTLIMAGIESLGGFMSMLALNLADFADARRAVVADPALIPDAVEESLRYNTSAQRFKRCLQTDLTLHGVTMKAGDFVCLAYGSANRDERQFPNPDVYDLKRRPKGHLGFGGGVHGCLGSAIARMAIRIAFDEFHKVVPDYTRVEQQLDWMPSSTFRSPLRLHFAATSAAARPAA from the coding sequence ATGTTCAACTTCGATCCCTATTCGCCCGCGGTCGACGCCGACCCGTTCCCGGCCTACCGCACGCTGCGCGACCAGCATCCAGCATTCTGGAGCGAGCAGGCGCAGCTCTGGATCCTGTCGCGCTACGCCGACGTGGCTTCCGCCGGCACCAATTGGCAGACCTTCTCCTCCGCCAAGGGCAATCTGATGACCGAACTGCCGGGCCGCGCCGGCGCCACGCTCGGCACCACCGATCCGCCGCGCCACGACCGGCTGCGCGGGTTGGTGCAGCACGCCTTCATGAAGCGCAACCTCGAAGCGCTGGCCGAGCCGATGCGCGACATCGCCCGAGACGCTGCGCAGGCCCTGCGCGGGCGCGACCGCTTCGACTTCATCGCCGATTTTTCGTCCAAGTTCACCGTGCGGGTGCTGTTCGCGGCTCTGGGCCTGCCGCTCGGCGACGAGCAGACCGTGCGCGACAAGGCGGTGCTGATGGTGCAGAGCGATCCGGTGACCCGCGCCAAGGGGCCGGAGCATCTGGCCGCCTACAACTGGATGCAGGACTACGCCGCGAAGGTGATCGCGCAGCGCCGCGCCGCGCCGCAAAACGACCTGATCTCGCATTTCAGCATGGCGGAGATCGACGGCGACAAATTGGATGAGCGCGAGGTGCTGCTCACCACCACGACGCTGATCATGGCGGGGATCGAATCGCTCGGCGGCTTCATGAGCATGCTGGCGCTCAACCTCGCCGATTTCGCCGATGCCCGCCGCGCCGTCGTCGCCGACCCAGCGCTGATCCCCGACGCGGTCGAGGAATCGCTGCGCTACAACACCTCGGCGCAGCGCTTCAAACGCTGCCTGCAGACCGATCTGACGCTGCACGGCGTCACCATGAAAGCCGGCGACTTCGTTTGTCTCGCCTACGGTTCGGCCAATCGCGACGAGCGGCAATTCCCAAATCCGGATGTCTACGACCTCAAACGCAGACCGAAAGGCCATCTCGGCTTCGGCGGCGGCGTCCATGGCTGTCTCGGCTCGGCGATCGCCCGGATGGCGATCCGGATCGCCTTCGATGAATTCCACAAGGTGGTGCCGGACTACACGCGGGTCGAGCAGCAGCTCGATTGGATGCCGTCCTCGACCTTCCGCAGTCCGCTGCGGCTGCATTTCGCGGCAACAAGCGCGGCGGCCCGGCCGGCCGCCTAG
- a CDS encoding alkyl/aryl-sulfatase, whose translation MVQPDKGEMPDDIAPSTPKHASAAVIAQHAATLEALPFSDTRDFDEAARGFLGSIDHAAIATAQGRAVWSLEPYGFLAEETAPPTVDPSLWRQSRLNMNHGLFEVVPGVYQVRGLDIANMTLIEGDSGVIVVDTLTSIEGARAAMELYRQHRGPRPVAAVIFTHTHTDHWGGARGVLDDAALANGEVPIIAPDLFMEHAVSENIIAGPAMLRRAQYQFGPLLAKGPRGQVDCGLGKSMATGSVALLRPSDLIKATGDTRTIDGVDFEFQMAPNSEAPAEMHFYIARYKLLNLAENCTHNFHNLLPFRGADVRDALAWSKYLGEALQLWGGKAEAMCGQHHWPVWGTERIDTMIRQQRDLYKFAHDQTLRLMNHGLTASEIAETIRLPKSLDGAWHARGYYGHIRHNVKAIYQKYLGWYDANPANLDCLPPVDAGKKYVEYMGGAEALLARARADFAKGEFRFIAQALSHLVFAEPDNQAARALLADTFEQLGYLAESATWRNAYLFGAQELRHGMPQLPPRPGMPRETLAALRTEQIWDMLGVRLNGPKAEGKTIVLNWHFTDTDERFVLTLENCALTYLAGAQAEAADAGFTLARGLLDEVIAKQTSFPEAVAAGKIKIAGNAMKLAELMGLMDEFPRMFEIVEPKRTMVS comes from the coding sequence ATGGTCCAGCCAGACAAGGGCGAAATGCCCGACGATATTGCTCCGTCAACACCGAAACACGCCTCGGCCGCCGTGATCGCGCAACACGCTGCGACCCTCGAGGCATTGCCGTTTTCCGACACGCGGGATTTCGACGAGGCGGCGCGCGGCTTTCTCGGCAGCATCGACCACGCCGCCATCGCCACCGCGCAAGGGCGCGCGGTGTGGAGCCTGGAGCCTTACGGCTTTCTGGCCGAGGAGACGGCGCCACCGACGGTCGATCCAAGCCTGTGGCGACAGTCGCGGCTCAACATGAATCACGGGCTGTTCGAGGTGGTGCCGGGCGTCTATCAGGTGCGCGGGCTCGACATCGCCAATATGACGCTGATCGAGGGCGACAGCGGCGTGATCGTGGTCGATACCCTGACCTCGATCGAAGGCGCACGCGCCGCGATGGAGCTGTATCGCCAGCATCGCGGACCGCGGCCGGTGGCGGCCGTCATCTTCACCCATACCCACACCGACCATTGGGGCGGCGCCCGCGGCGTGCTCGACGACGCCGCCTTGGCGAATGGCGAGGTGCCGATCATCGCGCCGGACCTGTTCATGGAACATGCGGTATCGGAAAACATCATCGCCGGTCCGGCGATGCTGCGGCGGGCGCAATATCAATTCGGCCCATTGCTGGCCAAGGGGCCGCGCGGTCAGGTCGATTGCGGGCTCGGCAAATCGATGGCGACGGGCTCGGTGGCGCTGCTGCGCCCGAGCGACCTGATCAAGGCCACCGGCGATACCAGAACGATCGACGGCGTCGATTTCGAATTTCAGATGGCGCCGAATTCGGAGGCGCCAGCGGAGATGCATTTCTACATCGCCCGCTACAAACTGCTCAACCTCGCCGAAAACTGCACGCACAACTTTCACAATCTGCTGCCGTTCCGCGGCGCCGATGTGCGCGACGCGCTGGCCTGGTCGAAATATCTCGGCGAGGCGCTGCAATTGTGGGGCGGCAAGGCCGAGGCGATGTGCGGCCAGCATCACTGGCCGGTATGGGGGACGGAGCGGATCGACACCATGATCCGGCAGCAGCGCGACCTTTACAAATTCGCCCACGACCAGACGCTGCGGCTGATGAATCACGGCCTCACCGCCAGCGAGATCGCCGAGACCATCCGGCTGCCGAAGAGCCTCGACGGCGCCTGGCATGCGCGCGGCTATTACGGCCATATCCGCCACAATGTGAAGGCGATCTATCAGAAATATCTCGGCTGGTACGACGCCAATCCGGCCAATCTCGATTGCCTGCCGCCGGTCGATGCCGGCAAGAAGTATGTCGAGTATATGGGCGGCGCCGAGGCGCTGCTGGCCCGCGCCCGCGCCGATTTCGCCAAGGGCGAATTCCGCTTCATCGCCCAGGCGCTGAGCCATCTGGTGTTCGCCGAGCCGGACAATCAGGCCGCCCGCGCGCTGCTCGCCGACACATTCGAGCAGCTCGGCTATCTGGCCGAGAGCGCGACCTGGCGCAACGCCTATCTGTTCGGCGCCCAGGAGCTGCGCCACGGCATGCCACAGCTGCCGCCGCGCCCGGGGATGCCGCGCGAGACGCTGGCGGCGCTACGCACCGAACAGATCTGGGACATGCTCGGGGTGCGGCTCAACGGCCCCAAGGCCGAGGGCAAGACCATCGTGCTGAACTGGCATTTCACCGACACCGACGAGCGCTTCGTGCTGACGCTGGAGAATTGCGCCCTGACCTATCTGGCGGGCGCCCAGGCCGAGGCCGCCGATGCCGGCTTCACGCTGGCGCGCGGCTTGCTCGACGAGGTGATCGCCAAGCAGACCTCGTTTCCCGAGGCGGTCGCGGCCGGCAAGATCAAGATCGCCGGCAATGCGATGAAGCTCGCCGAGCTGATGGGGCTGATGGACGAATTCCCGCGGATGTTCGAGATCGTCGAGCCGAAGCGGACGATGGTGAGCTGA
- a CDS encoding class III extradiol dioxygenase family protein, protein MARIVGGLAASHVPAIGGAMAKGLQKDPYWAPFFDGFDATHHWLDEVAPDAAVVIYNDHGLNFFLDKMPTFAVGAAPDYRNADEGWGLPVLAPFTGDTALSWHIIETLIDAEFDPVTCQEMLVDHAFSLPMELFFRDRAHAIPAVPVVVNTVQHPLPTLRRCFNLGQAIGCAIESYPQDLKVVVIGTGGLSHQLEGERAGFINKEFDKRCMDAMTGDIESILRINQRDLVELAGSQGVEVMNWVAMRGALLGDVHELHRNYHLPISNTASGIMLLENRPKLAQAA, encoded by the coding sequence ATGGCGCGCATCGTCGGTGGATTGGCCGCGTCCCATGTGCCCGCGATCGGCGGAGCAATGGCCAAGGGCTTGCAAAAGGATCCGTACTGGGCGCCGTTCTTCGACGGCTTCGACGCCACCCATCACTGGCTCGACGAGGTCGCGCCCGACGCCGCCGTGGTGATCTACAACGACCACGGCCTCAATTTCTTCCTCGACAAGATGCCGACCTTCGCGGTCGGCGCCGCGCCCGACTATCGCAACGCCGACGAGGGCTGGGGCCTGCCGGTGCTGGCGCCGTTCACCGGCGACACCGCATTGTCGTGGCACATCATCGAGACGCTGATCGATGCCGAATTCGATCCCGTCACCTGCCAGGAGATGCTGGTCGATCACGCCTTCAGCCTGCCGATGGAATTGTTCTTCCGCGACCGCGCCCATGCGATCCCCGCCGTGCCGGTGGTGGTCAACACCGTGCAGCACCCGCTGCCGACGCTCAGGCGCTGCTTCAATCTCGGCCAGGCGATCGGCTGCGCCATCGAGAGCTATCCGCAGGATCTCAAGGTGGTGGTGATCGGCACCGGCGGGCTGTCGCACCAGCTCGAAGGCGAGCGCGCCGGCTTTATCAACAAGGAGTTCGACAAGCGCTGCATGGACGCGATGACCGGCGACATCGAGTCGATTCTGCGCATCAACCAGCGCGACCTGGTCGAACTGGCCGGCAGCCAGGGCGTCGAGGTGATGAATTGGGTAGCGATGCGCGGCGCGCTGTTGGGCGATGTCCACGAGCTGCACCGCAACTATCATCTGCCGATCTCCAACACCGCCTCGGGCATCATGCTGCTGGAAAACCGCCCGAAGCTGGCGCAGGCCGCGTGA
- a CDS encoding protocatechuate 4,5-dioxygenase subunit alpha: MAQMAAAGARSAQAEIFGTPIFGPDAAQKGYALNKMCFSFNDAANRAEFVRDEQAYCARYGLTSAQSEAIAKRDLLTLLDLGGNAYYLAKFAGILGLNMQDIGALQTGLSVEQFKAKLLAAREQ; the protein is encoded by the coding sequence ATGGCTCAGATGGCGGCAGCGGGCGCGCGCAGCGCTCAGGCTGAGATTTTTGGGACGCCGATCTTCGGCCCCGACGCGGCCCAAAAGGGCTACGCGCTCAACAAGATGTGTTTCTCCTTCAACGACGCCGCCAACCGCGCCGAATTCGTCCGCGACGAGCAGGCCTATTGCGCGCGCTACGGGCTGACCTCGGCGCAGAGCGAGGCGATCGCCAAACGCGATCTGCTGACGCTGCTCGACCTCGGCGGCAATGCTTACTACCTGGCGAAATTTGCCGGCATTCTCGGCCTCAACATGCAGGACATCGGCGCGTTGCAGACCGGCCTGAGTGTCGAGCAATTCAAGGCGAAACTTCTGGCCGCGAGGGAGCAGTAA
- a CDS encoding methyltransferase family protein — protein sequence MTGNDNARPNTMPWPPLVLIATALLAIALGRVLPLPALEGALPVSIGLATLLTGIALDLWAILTMRRARTNIMPHRAPDRLVTSGPFRHSRNPIYLANTLLLIGIGLAFGNAWFVLGAFVSAAIVDRLAIRREERHLAAKFGADWTAYAATTPRWLLVA from the coding sequence ATGACCGGCAACGACAATGCGCGTCCCAACACCATGCCGTGGCCGCCGCTGGTGCTGATCGCGACGGCGTTGCTGGCGATTGCGCTTGGCCGGGTGCTTCCGCTGCCCGCATTGGAAGGAGCCTTGCCGGTCTCGATCGGCCTGGCCACGCTGCTCACCGGTATCGCGCTCGATCTATGGGCGATCCTGACCATGCGCCGCGCCCGGACCAACATCATGCCGCACCGCGCCCCCGATCGGCTGGTCACCTCGGGCCCGTTCCGCCACAGCCGCAACCCGATCTATCTGGCCAATACACTGCTGCTGATCGGGATCGGCCTGGCCTTCGGCAATGCCTGGTTCGTGCTCGGCGCCTTCGTCTCGGCCGCGATCGTCGACCGGCTGGCGATCCGCCGCGAGGAGCGCCATCTCGCCGCGAAATTCGGCGCGGATTGGACCGCCTATGCGGCGACCACGCCGCGCTGGCTGCTGGTCGCGTAG
- a CDS encoding TIGR00282 family metallophosphoesterase, translating into MRILFIGDVVGKTGRNAIAAHLPGAIRDWKLDCVIVNGENAAGGFGITEAIYNDFIDAGVDAVTLGNHAWNQKEAMVFIERAPRLIRPLNFPRHTPGRGAALLDTKSGAKVLVINAMGRVFMEPLNDPFNEVGRELDACPLMEAADAIVLDFHGEASSEKQGMGFFCDGRASLVVGTHTHVPTADHQILPGGTGYMTDAGMTGDYDSVIGMHKDEPLRRFTTGIPSGRFEPATGIATMSGVAVETDDKTGLALRIAPVRIGGRLEPALPAFWLS; encoded by the coding sequence TTGCGAATTTTGTTCATCGGCGACGTGGTCGGCAAGACCGGCCGCAACGCCATCGCCGCGCATCTGCCCGGTGCGATCCGTGACTGGAAGCTCGATTGCGTGATCGTCAATGGCGAGAACGCCGCCGGCGGCTTCGGCATCACCGAGGCGATCTACAATGATTTCATCGATGCCGGGGTCGACGCGGTGACGCTCGGCAATCATGCCTGGAATCAAAAAGAGGCGATGGTGTTCATCGAACGCGCGCCGCGCCTGATCCGGCCGCTGAATTTCCCGCGCCATACGCCGGGCCGCGGCGCCGCGCTGCTCGACACCAAAAGCGGCGCCAAGGTGCTGGTGATCAACGCGATGGGCCGGGTGTTCATGGAGCCGTTGAACGATCCGTTCAACGAGGTCGGCCGCGAGCTCGACGCCTGTCCGCTGATGGAAGCCGCCGACGCAATCGTGCTCGATTTCCACGGCGAGGCCTCGAGCGAAAAGCAGGGCATGGGCTTTTTCTGTGACGGTCGCGCCAGCCTGGTGGTCGGCACCCATACCCATGTGCCCACCGCCGACCATCAGATCCTGCCCGGCGGCACCGGCTACATGACCGATGCCGGCATGACCGGCGATTATGATTCGGTGATCGGCATGCATAAGGACGAGCCGCTGCGCCGCTTCACCACCGGAATTCCCTCGGGCCGGTTCGAGCCGGCCACCGGCATCGCCACCATGAGCGGCGTCGCGGTCGAGACCGACGACAAGACCGGCCTCGCTCTGCGCATCGCCCCGGTCCGCATCGGCGGCCGCCTGGAGCCCGCGCTGCCGGCGTTCTGGCTGAGCTAA
- a CDS encoding 5-formyltetrahydrofolate cyclo-ligase — MSELAETPTKTELRAAALVRRDALDPARRADAATALAARALPCPVAGMVVSGYVAIRGELDPLPLLTSLAARGARLALPAVAGRDLPLQFRAWRPGDPLVAGQLGTSEPVPEAPEISPDILLVPLAAFDRLGHRIGYGAGHYDRSIAQLRQSRPVIAIGIAFAMQQIPAVPATAHDVRLDYVLTEADTFDFRSS; from the coding sequence ATGTCCGAACTTGCCGAAACTCCAACGAAAACCGAGCTGCGCGCCGCCGCTTTGGTGCGGCGCGATGCGCTTGACCCCGCCCGGCGCGCCGACGCCGCCACCGCGCTGGCCGCGCGTGCGCTGCCTTGTCCGGTCGCCGGCATGGTGGTGTCCGGTTATGTGGCGATTCGCGGCGAACTCGACCCGCTGCCGCTATTGACGTCGCTGGCCGCCCGCGGCGCCCGTCTGGCGCTGCCGGCGGTGGCGGGGCGCGACCTGCCGCTGCAATTCCGCGCCTGGCGCCCGGGCGATCCGCTGGTCGCGGGCCAGCTCGGCACCAGTGAACCTGTGCCCGAGGCGCCCGAGATCAGCCCCGATATCCTGCTGGTGCCGCTTGCCGCCTTCGACCGGCTCGGCCACCGGATCGGCTATGGCGCCGGCCATTATGACCGCTCGATCGCCCAATTGCGCCAATCAAGGCCGGTGATCGCGATCGGCATCGCCTTTGCGATGCAGCAAATCCCGGCGGTGCCGGCCACCGCGCACGACGTCCGGCTGGATTATGTGCTAACGGAAGCCGATACCTTCGATTTCCGGAGTTCCTGA